The Enterobacter huaxiensis sequence CAAACAACTGGAGCGACGTCTGGGTATCGAAATCAATCGTCGCGATAACCATTTCAAACTCACCGGACGCCCTATCTGCGTCAATGCGGCGGCGGATATTCTGCGTAGCCTGTATGTCGATACCGCCCCAATGCGCGGTGAAACGCAGGATATCGAACCGGAACAGATCCACCTCGCCATCAAAGAGGCGCGCGTGCTTGAGCAGAGCGCGGAAAGCGTGCCCGACTACGGCAAGGCGATCAACATCAAAACCAAGCGTGGCGTGATTAAGCCGCGTACGCCAAACCAGGCGCAGTACATTGCCAACATCCTCGACCACGACATCACCTTCGGCGTGGGCCCGGCGGGTACGGGTAAAACCTATCTGGCCGTTGCCGCCGCGGTGGATGCGCTGGAGCGTCAGGATATCCGACGCATTCTGCTGACCCGCCCAGCCGTTGAAGCGGGTGAAAAGCTCGGCTTCCTGCCTGGCGATTTAAGTCAGAAAGTGGACCCGTATCTGCGCCCGCTGTACGACGCGCTGTTCGAGATGCTCGGCTTTGAGAAAGTTGAAAAGCTGATTGAGCGTAACGTGATCGAAGTGGCGCCCCTCGCCTACATGCGCGGGCGCACGCTCAACGACGCGTTTATCATCCTCGATGAGAGCCAGAACACCACCATCGAACAGATGAAGATGTTCCTGACGCGTATCGGGTTTAACTCGAAAGCGGTTATTACCGGTGACGTCACCCAGATCGACCTGCCGCGCAGCACCAAATCCGGCCTGCGCCACGCCGTTGAAGTGCTGGCCGAGGTCGACGAAATCAGCTTTAACTTCTTCCACAGCGAAGACGTAGTACGCCACCCGGTGGTCGCGCGCATCGTTAATGCCTATGAAGCCTGGGAAGAGGCAGATCAAAAACGTAAGGCCGAGCTGGCCGCAGAGCGCAAGCGCGACGCGCAGGAGCAAGAGAATAAATGAGTCAGGTGATCCTCGATTTACAGCTGGCCTGTGAAGACAATTCCGGCATGCCAGATGAGGCACAGTTTCAGGCATGGCTGGATGCGGTTATCCCCCAGTTTCAGGAAGAGTCAGAAGTCACGATTCGCCTGGTGGATGAAGCAGAAAGCCATGAGCTTAACCTGACCTACCGCGGGAAAGATAAGCCGACCAACGTGCTCTCTTTCCCGTTCGAAGCGCCGCCGGGCATTGAGATGCCTCTGCTGGGCGATCTGATCATCTGCCGTCAGGTGGTTGAACAGGAAGCCAAAGAGCAGCAGAAGCCGCTTGATGCCCACTGGGCGCATATGGTGGTGCACGGCAGCCTGCACCTGCTGGGCTACGACCATATTGAAGATGACGAAGCGGAAGAGATGGAGTCCCTCGAGACAGAGATAATGCTTGCTCTGGGCTATGAGGATCCGTACATTGCCGAGAAAGAATAGTCAGTCAATCGACTGACTACCATGCCGCCGCGAAAGGATATAGCGCGGCGGTAAACATTGAACTCACATGAGAACCCTTAACAAACGCCATGAGCGACGACAATTCACACAGTAGCGACACGACAAACAGTAAAAAGGGATTTTTCTCCCTCATTCTGAACCAGCTTTTCCACGGCGAACCCAAAAACCGTGATGAACTGCTGGAGCTGATTCGTGATTCCGGGCAAAACGACCTTATTGACGAAGATACGCGCGAAATGCTCGAAGGGGTTATGGACATCGCCGACCAGCGCGTTCGCGATATCATGATCC is a genomic window containing:
- a CDS encoding PhoH family protein encodes the protein MNIDTREISLTPADNARLLSLCGPFDDNIKQLERRLGIEINRRDNHFKLTGRPICVNAAADILRSLYVDTAPMRGETQDIEPEQIHLAIKEARVLEQSAESVPDYGKAINIKTKRGVIKPRTPNQAQYIANILDHDITFGVGPAGTGKTYLAVAAAVDALERQDIRRILLTRPAVEAGEKLGFLPGDLSQKVDPYLRPLYDALFEMLGFEKVEKLIERNVIEVAPLAYMRGRTLNDAFIILDESQNTTIEQMKMFLTRIGFNSKAVITGDVTQIDLPRSTKSGLRHAVEVLAEVDEISFNFFHSEDVVRHPVVARIVNAYEAWEEADQKRKAELAAERKRDAQEQENK
- the ybeY gene encoding rRNA maturation RNase YbeY, whose product is MSQVILDLQLACEDNSGMPDEAQFQAWLDAVIPQFQEESEVTIRLVDEAESHELNLTYRGKDKPTNVLSFPFEAPPGIEMPLLGDLIICRQVVEQEAKEQQKPLDAHWAHMVVHGSLHLLGYDHIEDDEAEEMESLETEIMLALGYEDPYIAEKE